A window of the Cicer arietinum cultivar CDC Frontier isolate Library 1 chromosome 6, Cicar.CDCFrontier_v2.0, whole genome shotgun sequence genome harbors these coding sequences:
- the LOC140920838 gene encoding uncharacterized protein, producing the protein MQVMRMDPSIKVNVIIAQIQALYNYTISYRIRKAWLGKNKAIEQIYGNWEESYNQLPRWLLVMQTFAPGTIIKMETIPAYNEHGLINGMTIFHRLFWAYVPCISAFKFCKPIVQVDGTWLYDKYKGTLLVAVAQDGNDNIIPIAYALVEGEPKRLGVSF; encoded by the coding sequence ATGCAAGTTATGAGGATGGAcccttcaatcaaagtgaaTGTCATTATTGCTCAGATTCAGGCTTTGTATAACTACACAATTAGTTATAGAATTAGAAAGGCTTGGTTGGGAAAAAATAAGGCAATCGAACAAATTTATGGCAATTGGGAagagtcttacaatcaactTCCACGATGGTTATTAGTTATGCAAACGTTTGCTCCAGGAACCATTATTAAAATGGAAACAATCCCAGCTTATAATGAACATGGTTTGATAAATGGGATGACAATCtttcatagactattttgggCTTACGTTCCATGCATATCTGCGtttaaattttgcaaaccaATTGTACAAGTTGATGGAACTTGGTTATACGACAAGTATAAGGGAACTCTATTGGTAGCAGTTGCACAGGATGGGAACGACAATATCATTCCAATTGCTTATGCTCTTGTGGAAGGTGAGCCAAAGAGGCTTGGAGTttctttttaa